The Candidatus Omnitrophota bacterium region GCGGCAGAGGTAGACTATGCTATTCCGGCAGGAACGATTGTCTCTGTACCGGCAACATCAGCATCTAGCGCGATATACTTTGAAACGGTTGCCAATGTCATTCTGGCATCCGGTGCAACGTCTGTTGCGGCGGCGGTAAGGTGTGCGCGGGCTGGCACTGTCGGCAATGTGGCGATAGCGTCCATAGATACCATAGTAAGCACTCTTGTCGGGCTAGAGGCCGTTACAAACGCTTCTGCATTCACTGACGGAGCAGATCGGGAAACAGCAGATGGGAGAAAGAAGCGATTCAATCAATATATTGCTACTTTGAGTCGTGGAACGAAAGACGCTTTGGAATATGCGTCAAAAACGGTTCCTAATGTAGTGGGCGCTTATGCCTTTGAAAACCCCGATCTTAGTTGCTTGGTTTATGACGCAAGCCCTGAAGGGTATGCAGATCAATCTTCAAACATAAATATCCCGTCAGGATATACGTTTTCAGCTTTGCCTGCGACAGAGGCTGAAAATGATGCTCTGTATCTTGGCTGTGTTATTAAGTTTTCCTATATGTACATGAAGTTTTATACCGCAGGCGTAGGGTCTGCGGGAGCTTGGGAGTATTGGAACGGCTCGGCTTGGGCGGAAATAGCTGGCGTTACCGATGGAACTTCTGGCCTCACAGCTAATGGAATCGTGGAGTTTACCGTTCCGGCAGATTGGGTCATCAAACAAGTAAATGGCGTTTCCGCGAGATATTGGATTAGATTCAGGGTTACTACGGCTACATATACGACTACTCCGGTTCTGTTGTATGCTATAGTTCCGCCAGAGCCTGGATTCGTAGATGTCTATGCTCACAATTCAAGCGGTGTTTTACCCGCTGAAGTATCCCTATCCCCTACAAAGGATTCGGGAAGTGGTAATTCCACTATGAGCGCCATAACCGTGAGCGATGATGCCACTTTGGAAGAAGATTGGATAGTAGCATTCACGGATGCCACAAACTTTACAGTGACTGGTTCTAAAACCGGTTTGGATGGGTCTGGGGAAACGGGAGTTGCCTTTTCCTCCAATTCTGGCGCAGTATCGTTTACCATTACGGCAGGGGATACCCCGGAAGACGATACAACGGTATGGATTTTCTCTACCGCTTCAATGCGAGGGAAGATATTGGACGCCATTGAGGAATATAGAGCGGCAGGAATCCATGTAGATGTAAGGCAACCGGAGCAAGTTTTGGTAGATATAACAGCTACGTTGCATGTGGCGGCGGGGTATAACAAAGTTGCTGTAAGGGACGCTGTTTCTCTAACTATAACCAATTATCTTAATGCCTTGTCAATCAATCAACCGGTTTATATTACACGTTTAACGCAGATAATTATGGCAATGGATGGAGTCTATAATTGCTTAATCGCCGTTCCCGCTGCTGATGTAACGGTTTTTCCTTACCAGCTTGTCCGGGCCGGGACGATAACAATAACGACGGCATAGGAGAGGTAAATGCGAGCGACTGAAATAGCAAGCTCAATAGCACATAACCTTAATAGGGTATGGAATAAAGAGGCCGCAACACGTGTATTTGTGTGGGAAGGCGGTTTATCCGTCGTTGTCGGTGATATTGTCCTTCCGTGTGACCCTGAGAAAAATCCGCGTCGTTATCGATGCGTCGTAGGCGGTGTTACCGGTTTAGCGGAACCGTCATGGACCGAAGGCGTGGATTTATTTGTGGATGGAACAGCAACATGGATAAGGCTCGTAGGCAACAATAACATCTTATCCTCTCTTCTTCTGGCGATTGGGGCAGCATTTAAGCTCTTGGATGAAGATATGAGTCTTGCCTTGCTACAGATGAATATTCTCACTGCGAGCGGTAAATGGCTTGACTTGTGGGGTAGCTGGTTTGGTGTGATTAGATATGCCGATGAAGCGGATGTGGATTATTCGAGACGAACGGTTG contains the following coding sequences:
- a CDS encoding baseplate J/gp47 family protein, yielding MFKLKSFENIVASMINWCAAQTSKVTDYNIGSKWRTLIEATAMELDEFYYRMYDGLKSAIEEAIFAAFDFPLLDAAASTGIVTFSKSEAAEVDYAIPAGTIVSVPATSASSAIYFETVANVILASGATSVAAAVRCARAGTVGNVAIASIDTIVSTLVGLEAVTNASAFTDGADRETADGRKKRFNQYIATLSRGTKDALEYASKTVPNVVGAYAFENPDLSCLVYDASPEGYADQSSNINIPSGYTFSALPATEAENDALYLGCVIKFSYMYMKFYTAGVGSAGAWEYWNGSAWAEIAGVTDGTSGLTANGIVEFTVPADWVIKQVNGVSARYWIRFRVTTATYTTTPVLLYAIVPPEPGFVDVYAHNSSGVLPAEVSLSPTKDSGSGNSTMSAITVSDDATLEEDWIVAFTDATNFTVTGSKTGLDGSGETGVAFSSNSGAVSFTITAGDTPEDDTTVWIFSTASMRGKILDAIEEYRAAGIHVDVRQPEQVLVDITATLHVAAGYNKVAVRDAVSLTITNYLNALSINQPVYITRLTQIIMAMDGVYNCLIAVPAADVTVFPYQLVRAGTITITTA